In a genomic window of Bordetella petrii:
- the ltrA gene encoding group II intron reverse transcriptase/maturase, protein MTTQEIACAGAPSRESVTWHSIDWATCHREVRRLQARIVKATREGKHGKVKALQWILTHSFSGKALAVRRVTENQGKKTPGVDGITWSTPEAKSQAMLSIKRRGYRPQPLKRVYIPKANGKMRPLGIPTMKDRAMQALYLLALEPVAETTADRSSFGFRPERSTADAIGLCFTQLALKRSPKWILEGDIKGCFDNISHDWLMGHIPTDREILSKWLKAGYMEDRQLFPTEAGTPQGGIISPTLANLVLDGLEAKLEAVFGRARYINGKQTRLAVNYVRYADDFIVTARSKELLEQEVMPLVEEFMRERGLTLSPEKTKITHIDEGFDFLGQNIRKYDGKLLIKPSKANVATFLGKVRAAIKGNKAVNQQELIRLLNPMIRGWANYHQHVVSSATFAYVDHEIWKALWRWAVRRHSQKGARWIKRRYFHAVGDRSWVFAEATGERFPDGSPILKSLRYAVDTPIRRHRPIKLEANPFDPVWETYFEERVSLKMQNSLKGKRKLINLWLDQDRRCPICRELITQESGWHVHHLIRRVDGGKDGSTNLIMVHPTCHNQIHANGLKVVKPVRESGL, encoded by the coding sequence ATGACTACGCAAGAAATTGCTTGCGCGGGTGCGCCCTCACGCGAATCGGTCACATGGCACAGCATCGACTGGGCTACGTGTCACCGTGAAGTGCGAAGGCTCCAAGCGCGTATCGTAAAGGCGACACGGGAAGGAAAACACGGCAAGGTGAAAGCCCTGCAGTGGATTCTGACCCACTCGTTCAGCGGCAAAGCATTGGCCGTCAGACGAGTCACCGAGAACCAAGGCAAAAAGACGCCGGGTGTGGATGGCATCACATGGTCCACTCCGGAAGCCAAGTCTCAAGCCATGTTGTCAATCAAGCGGCGCGGGTATCGTCCCCAACCGCTGAAGCGTGTCTATATTCCCAAAGCCAATGGGAAGATGCGGCCGCTGGGTATCCCGACCATGAAAGACAGGGCGATGCAGGCGCTATACCTGCTTGCTCTGGAACCCGTGGCCGAGACCACAGCGGATCGAAGCTCGTTTGGGTTTCGTCCAGAACGATCCACGGCGGATGCGATAGGGCTGTGTTTTACGCAGTTAGCTCTGAAACGCTCCCCGAAGTGGATTCTTGAAGGCGACATCAAAGGCTGCTTCGACAACATCAGCCATGACTGGCTCATGGGTCACATACCGACGGATCGAGAGATTCTGAGTAAGTGGCTCAAGGCTGGGTACATGGAAGATCGGCAACTTTTCCCAACCGAAGCCGGTACCCCGCAAGGGGGCATCATCTCGCCAACCCTGGCGAATCTCGTCTTGGACGGACTGGAAGCCAAACTAGAAGCCGTGTTCGGTAGAGCACGGTATATCAATGGCAAACAGACCCGTCTGGCTGTCAATTATGTGCGCTACGCGGACGACTTCATTGTGACGGCACGCTCGAAAGAGCTACTGGAGCAGGAGGTCATGCCGCTTGTCGAGGAATTCATGCGGGAACGAGGGCTCACGCTCTCACCCGAGAAGACCAAGATCACGCATATAGACGAGGGCTTCGATTTCCTAGGCCAGAACATCCGCAAGTACGACGGGAAGTTGTTAATCAAACCGTCGAAAGCGAATGTGGCAACCTTCCTCGGGAAAGTTCGCGCCGCGATCAAAGGAAACAAAGCGGTAAATCAACAAGAGTTGATTCGACTTCTTAATCCAATGATTCGGGGCTGGGCAAACTATCATCAGCACGTCGTGTCTTCTGCGACGTTTGCCTATGTCGATCATGAGATTTGGAAAGCGTTGTGGCGATGGGCCGTTAGGCGGCACTCACAGAAGGGAGCGAGGTGGATTAAACGCCGCTACTTCCATGCCGTGGGTGACCGTAGCTGGGTATTCGCTGAGGCAACGGGGGAACGATTCCCGGATGGGAGTCCAATCCTGAAGTCTTTGCGGTATGCAGTCGATACGCCCATTCGGCGACACCGACCGATCAAGTTGGAAGCCAATCCATTCGACCCCGTGTGGGAGACGTATTTCGAGGAGCGTGTAAGCCTCAAGATGCAGAACTCACTAAAGGGAAAGAGGAAGCTCATCAACCTCTGGTTGGATCAGGATCGTCGTTGTCCAATCTGCCGCGAGTTGATCACGCAGGAGTCGGGGTGGCATGTCCATCACCTAATCCGGCGGGTCGATGGCGGAAAGGACGGGAGCACCAATCTCATCATGGTGCATCCGACCTGCCATAACCAAATCCACGCCAACGGTCTCAAGGTGGTGAAGCCGGTTCGCGAAAGCGGGCTTTGA
- the ltrA gene encoding group II intron reverse transcriptase/maturase gives MTTQEIACAGAPSHESVTWHSIDWAKCHREVRRLQARIVKATREGKYGKAKSLQWILTHSFSGKALAVKRVTENQGKRTPGVDRVTWSTPETKSEAVLSLRRHGYRPRPLRRIYIPKANGKKRPLGIPTMRDRAMQALYLLALEPIAETTGDKDSYGFRPGRSVADAIRQCHTVLAWKRSAEWVLEADIEGCFDNISHDWLAENIPMDKAILKSWLKAGYVESGSLFPTEAGTPQGGIISPVLANMALDGLQEVLGKSFFRTRRQNKHYDPKVNFVRYADDFIVTGYSRELLEIEVLPLVEKFLAARGLNISKAKTRVTHISEGFDFLGKNIRKFNGVCLTQPSKKNTKAFLDSIRGLIRANKAVKQDDLIGMLNPRIKGWAEFHSADASSQTFTRVDAVIWRSLWRWCRRRHPKKGAYWVKERYFHRIGNRNWVFAADDGQRFPDGNVKWKMLRIAADTKIRRHVKVNGLANPFDPEWESYFEARLSQKMVQSLHERRKLVKLWLAQDGKCLICEQPITKETGWHAHHIQRRVDGGKNTLENLVLLHPNCHNQLHVQGLKVVKPVRESEL, from the coding sequence ATGACTACGCAAGAAATTGCTTGCGCGGGTGCGCCCTCACACGAATCGGTCACATGGCACAGCATCGACTGGGCCAAGTGTCACCGTGAAGTGCGAAGGCTCCAAGCGCGTATCGTAAAGGCGACTCGGGAAGGAAAATACGGCAAGGCGAAATCCTTGCAGTGGATTCTGACCCACTCGTTCAGCGGCAAAGCATTGGCCGTCAAACGAGTTACTGAAAACCAAGGAAAGAGGACTCCTGGTGTGGATCGCGTCACGTGGTCAACGCCGGAGACCAAATCCGAAGCAGTGTTGTCCCTTCGCCGTCATGGCTATCGACCCCGCCCGTTACGGCGGATCTATATTCCAAAAGCCAATGGCAAGAAGCGGCCTCTCGGTATTCCCACGATGAGGGATAGGGCTATGCAGGCACTATACCTGCTGGCTCTCGAACCCATCGCGGAGACGACCGGGGATAAGGACTCTTACGGGTTCCGCCCCGGCCGAAGTGTGGCAGACGCCATCAGGCAATGCCACACGGTGCTGGCTTGGAAACGCTCTGCGGAGTGGGTCCTTGAAGCCGATATCGAAGGGTGTTTCGACAACATCAGCCACGATTGGCTCGCCGAGAACATTCCGATGGACAAGGCGATCCTCAAAAGCTGGCTCAAGGCCGGATACGTCGAGAGCGGTAGTTTGTTCCCGACGGAGGCAGGTACTCCACAAGGGGGGATCATCTCCCCGGTGCTGGCGAACATGGCGCTGGATGGATTGCAAGAGGTTCTTGGCAAATCGTTCTTCAGGACGAGGCGCCAGAACAAGCACTACGATCCGAAGGTGAACTTCGTTCGTTACGCCGATGACTTCATCGTCACGGGGTACTCGCGTGAGCTACTCGAAATAGAGGTGCTGCCACTGGTGGAGAAGTTTCTTGCCGCCAGGGGCCTCAACATCTCGAAAGCGAAGACTCGCGTTACTCATATCTCGGAAGGGTTCGACTTCCTGGGCAAGAACATCCGCAAGTTCAACGGGGTGTGCCTGACCCAGCCATCGAAGAAGAACACGAAGGCTTTTCTAGATTCGATCCGAGGTTTGATCCGTGCCAACAAGGCAGTGAAACAAGACGACCTCATCGGCATGCTCAATCCACGCATCAAGGGTTGGGCGGAATTTCACAGTGCCGATGCTTCATCCCAGACGTTTACTCGCGTCGATGCAGTCATATGGCGCAGCCTATGGCGCTGGTGCAGGCGGCGGCATCCAAAGAAAGGGGCCTATTGGGTTAAGGAAAGGTACTTCCACCGGATAGGCAACAGGAATTGGGTGTTTGCTGCGGACGATGGTCAGAGGTTCCCTGACGGCAACGTGAAATGGAAGATGCTGCGCATAGCGGCGGATACCAAGATACGACGCCACGTCAAGGTCAATGGCCTAGCCAACCCGTTCGATCCCGAATGGGAAAGCTACTTTGAAGCTCGCTTGAGCCAGAAGATGGTCCAGTCCCTGCACGAGCGCAGGAAGCTCGTCAAACTATGGCTTGCGCAGGATGGAAAGTGCTTGATCTGCGAGCAGCCCATCACGAAGGAGACCGGTTGGCATGCCCACCATATCCAACGTCGGGTTGATGGCGGAAAGAACACTTTGGAAAACTTGGTTCTGCTTCATCCAAACTGCCATAACCAGCTACATGTCCAAGGTTTGAAGGTAGTGAAGCCGGTTCGCGAAAGCGAGCTTTGA
- a CDS encoding DUF6094 domain-containing protein, producing MSLPDYYPTDEPTLERALNALMPSDGPMCILDPCAVEFDAERARHARGLVDHCLHADLMDTMISKQSFGLLWLNPPYGDLSKDVNGNIGYQGQGRARLEKLFYQRSLSLLQYGGVLVFIVPGYVLDAELVGWLTRHYTDLRIYRAVETQFKQVVIFGRRVRQRELAPDGVKAVRNLLLQVGLGEVEAEELPSEWPFLPYIVPASPAEPEHFFRVTMEPEQFADEVGRLQGLWPSLDTHLGTAQQSLRPPARALSHWHLALALAAGAISGVVRSQTGRVLVVKGDTHKDKTLQREFTEREDGSIAETRILTDKFVPVIRAWDMTPGSPTRGEVLTIR from the coding sequence CTGTCCCTACCCGACTACTACCCGACCGACGAACCCACGCTCGAAAGAGCCCTCAACGCACTGATGCCCAGCGACGGGCCGATGTGCATCCTCGATCCCTGCGCCGTCGAATTCGACGCCGAGCGGGCGCGCCATGCCCGCGGCCTGGTCGATCACTGCCTGCACGCGGACCTGATGGACACGATGATCTCCAAGCAGTCCTTCGGACTACTGTGGCTGAATCCACCGTATGGCGACCTGTCCAAGGACGTCAACGGCAACATCGGCTATCAGGGCCAGGGCCGTGCCCGCCTCGAAAAGCTGTTCTATCAGCGTTCGCTGTCGCTGTTGCAATACGGCGGCGTGCTGGTCTTCATCGTCCCCGGCTACGTGCTCGACGCGGAGCTGGTCGGCTGGTTGACGCGCCACTACACCGATCTGCGTATCTACCGAGCGGTGGAAACGCAGTTCAAGCAGGTGGTGATCTTCGGCCGCCGGGTCCGTCAGCGGGAGCTGGCACCCGATGGCGTCAAGGCCGTGCGCAATCTGCTGCTGCAGGTTGGGCTTGGCGAAGTCGAAGCCGAGGAACTGCCGAGCGAATGGCCGTTCCTGCCGTACATCGTCCCCGCCAGTCCGGCCGAGCCGGAGCATTTCTTCCGCGTGACGATGGAGCCCGAACAGTTCGCCGACGAGGTTGGCCGGCTGCAAGGCCTTTGGCCGTCGCTGGACACGCACTTGGGGACCGCGCAGCAGTCGCTGCGTCCACCGGCGCGGGCCTTGTCCCACTGGCATCTCGCCCTGGCTCTGGCCGCGGGCGCGATCTCCGGCGTCGTGCGCTCCCAGACGGGGCGCGTGCTCGTCGTCAAAGGTGACACCCACAAGGACAAGACGCTCCAGCGGGAATTCACCGAACGCGAAGACGGCTCCATCGCCGAGACACGCATCCTCACCGACAAGTTCGTGCCTGTCATCCGCGCGTGGGACATGACGCCTGGCTCCCCGACGCGGGGCGAGGTGTTGACCATCCGCTGA
- a CDS encoding helicase-related protein yields MSLDHETTAAEAAPIQGELLDAESSPLTLSLQDFVGEFGDELLDALNSANPPVYAGQPQAHRQLIVASLKRKLFGAQAEVVHAAAELLIDRGERAAIVNGEMGCGKTTVGIATAAVLNAEGYRRTLVLSPPHLVYKWRREIQETVAGAKVWVLNGPDTLVKLIRLREQLGVQATGQEFFVLGRVRMRMGFHWKPVFTTRRTRHGDVAACPDCGTVITDLDGEPVNPVALEAEEYRRKCSNSDCAAPLWTLIRPRSLSGSDQSSAVLKALKRIPTIGEVTAQKLIQKFGDGFLASMLGDNIHEFINLMDGNGELVFSDRQATRMERAMANMEFGFGEGGYQPSEFIKRYLPQGTFDLLIADEAHEYKNGGSAQGQAMGVLAAKARKTLLLTGTLMGGYGDDLFYLLFRALPGRMIEDGYRPTTSGSMTSAAMAFMRDHGVLKDIYSESTGTAHKTAKGTKVSVRTVKAPGFGPKGVLRCILPFTIFLKLKDIGGNVLPPYDEEFREVAMDTAQAAAYRDLAGRLTAELKQALARRDTTLLGVVLNVLLAWPDCCFRSETVVHPRTRNTLAFVPAQFNEFEISPKERELIEICKEEKAQGRKVLAYTVYTGTRDTTSRLKVLLEQEGFRVAVLRASVDASRREDWIAEQLDRGIDVLITNPELVKTGLDLLEFPTIVFMQSGYNVYSLQQAARRSWRIGQKQPVRVIYLGYAGSSQMTCLELMAKKIMVSQSTSGDVPESGLDVLNQDGDSVEVALARQLVAA; encoded by the coding sequence ATGTCCCTCGATCACGAAACCACTGCAGCTGAAGCCGCCCCCATACAGGGCGAACTGCTCGATGCGGAATCTTCCCCTCTGACCCTGAGCCTTCAGGATTTCGTCGGCGAGTTCGGCGACGAACTGCTCGACGCCCTCAACAGCGCCAACCCGCCGGTCTATGCCGGCCAGCCACAGGCGCACCGGCAACTCATCGTCGCCAGCCTCAAGCGCAAGCTGTTCGGGGCACAGGCCGAAGTCGTCCACGCCGCTGCCGAGCTGCTGATTGACCGTGGCGAACGCGCTGCGATCGTCAATGGCGAGATGGGTTGCGGCAAGACGACCGTCGGCATTGCCACGGCCGCCGTGCTCAACGCCGAAGGCTATCGCCGCACCCTGGTCCTGTCGCCACCGCACCTTGTTTACAAGTGGCGGCGCGAGATCCAGGAGACGGTGGCGGGCGCCAAGGTCTGGGTACTCAACGGGCCGGATACCCTCGTCAAACTCATCAGGCTGCGCGAGCAGTTGGGTGTGCAGGCCACGGGCCAGGAGTTCTTCGTCCTGGGCCGCGTGCGGATGCGGATGGGCTTCCACTGGAAGCCGGTCTTCACCACGCGGCGCACCCGCCACGGCGACGTGGCGGCTTGCCCTGACTGCGGCACGGTCATCACCGACCTCGACGGCGAGCCGGTCAACCCGGTCGCGCTCGAAGCCGAGGAATACCGCAGGAAGTGCAGCAATAGCGATTGCGCCGCGCCCCTGTGGACGCTGATCCGCCCGAGAAGCCTGTCCGGCAGCGACCAGTCCTCGGCCGTGCTCAAAGCCTTGAAGCGCATCCCGACGATCGGGGAAGTCACCGCGCAGAAGCTGATACAGAAGTTCGGTGACGGCTTCCTGGCCTCGATGCTGGGCGACAACATCCATGAGTTCATCAACTTGATGGACGGCAACGGCGAGCTGGTGTTTTCCGACCGTCAGGCCACGCGCATGGAACGTGCGATGGCCAACATGGAGTTCGGCTTTGGCGAGGGCGGGTATCAACCCTCGGAGTTCATCAAGAGGTACTTGCCGCAAGGCACGTTCGACCTGCTCATCGCTGATGAAGCGCATGAGTACAAGAACGGCGGCAGTGCCCAGGGCCAGGCCATGGGCGTGCTGGCGGCGAAGGCTCGCAAGACCTTGCTGCTGACCGGCACGCTGATGGGCGGCTACGGTGATGATCTCTTTTATCTGCTGTTCCGAGCCCTTCCGGGGCGGATGATCGAAGACGGCTACCGCCCGACCACGAGCGGCAGCATGACCTCGGCTGCGATGGCGTTCATGCGCGATCACGGGGTCTTGAAGGACATCTACTCCGAGAGCACCGGCACGGCGCACAAGACGGCCAAGGGCACCAAGGTATCGGTGCGCACGGTCAAGGCCCCGGGCTTCGGCCCCAAAGGCGTCTTGCGCTGCATCCTGCCGTTCACGATCTTCCTCAAGCTCAAGGACATCGGCGGCAACGTCCTGCCGCCGTATGACGAAGAGTTCCGCGAAGTCGCGATGGACACGGCGCAAGCCGCGGCCTACCGCGATCTGGCGGGTCGGCTGACCGCGGAGCTGAAACAGGCTCTGGCGCGACGCGATACGACTCTGCTGGGTGTGGTCCTCAACGTGCTGCTGGCCTGGCCGGATTGCTGCTTCCGGTCGGAAACCGTGGTGCATCCGCGCACGCGCAACACCTTGGCGTTCGTCCCGGCTCAGTTCAACGAGTTCGAGATCAGCCCCAAGGAGCGTGAGCTGATCGAGATCTGCAAAGAGGAGAAGGCGCAGGGCCGCAAGGTCTTGGCCTACACGGTCTATACCGGCACGCGCGACACCACGTCGCGCCTGAAGGTACTACTGGAGCAGGAAGGTTTTCGGGTGGCGGTACTGCGCGCGAGCGTGGATGCCAGCCGCCGCGAGGACTGGATCGCCGAGCAGTTGGACCGTGGCATCGATGTGCTCATCACCAATCCCGAGCTGGTCAAGACCGGCCTGGACCTGTTGGAGTTTCCGACGATCGTGTTCATGCAGTCGGGCTACAACGTGTACTCGCTCCAGCAGGCGGCCCGCCGCTCCTGGCGCATCGGGCAGAAGCAGCCCGTGCGCGTGATCTACCTCGGCTACGCCGGTTCCTCGCAGATGACCTGCCTGGAGCTGATGGCCAAGAAGATCATGGTCTCGCAGTCCACCTCGGGCGACGTGCCCGAATCGGGCCTGGACGTGCTCAACCAGGACGGTGATTCCGTCGAGGTCGCGCTGGCCCGACAACTGGTCGCCGCCTGA
- the pilL2 gene encoding PFGI-1 class ICE element type IV pilus protein PilL2, protein MCPSPPWFHHPERRLLAGFLGLLWSVLAGGCATTPTPAAPDTTQEVSAAPEVSSPEFIPVVRYGRYTLVEMAPTAAQRDLLMQVIDVAMPEDARTTVGDGLRHVLKRSGYQLCETAHAVIELYALPLPAAHLHLGPMTLRDALLTLAGPAWELHADDRARQICFERPGNSMTARNAPAPLATDAVQTFPLAPAVSGDQP, encoded by the coding sequence ATGTGCCCATCACCACCCTGGTTTCACCATCCCGAACGCCGCCTGCTGGCGGGTTTTCTCGGCCTGCTTTGGTCGGTGCTGGCGGGCGGCTGCGCGACGACCCCAACGCCCGCCGCACCCGATACGACCCAAGAGGTATCGGCTGCGCCGGAAGTCAGCTCACCCGAGTTCATTCCCGTCGTGCGCTATGGCCGCTACACCCTCGTGGAGATGGCGCCCACAGCGGCACAGCGCGACCTGCTGATGCAGGTCATCGACGTGGCCATGCCCGAGGATGCCCGCACCACGGTCGGGGATGGGCTGCGGCACGTTCTCAAACGCAGCGGCTACCAGCTTTGCGAGACGGCGCATGCGGTGATCGAGCTGTACGCGCTGCCGCTGCCGGCGGCGCACCTGCATCTCGGCCCCATGACCTTGCGCGACGCGCTGCTCACGTTGGCTGGCCCAGCCTGGGAGCTGCACGCGGATGACCGCGCACGGCAAATCTGCTTTGAGCGGCCCGGCAACAGCATGACCGCCCGCAACGCACCCGCGCCCCTCGCAACCGATGCGGTGCAGACGTTCCCGCTGGCACCTGCGGTTTCAGGAGACCAGCCATGA
- a CDS encoding TIGR03759 family integrating conjugative element protein, which translates to MKPSILLSALVLASVQWPAWAQQPATAPARNAQSQERPLAARAVDDRTASEWGLQPQEWARYRELMDGPLGIYSPSLDPLSALGIEARTDEERRRYAELQVQVEARRVEKLLAYQRAYDEAWQRLNPGMQRVNLPDNKPGAGTPRGSGRMAVFVKDGCTACGQLVQRLQSSGAEFDLYMVGSRQDDARIRDWAKRAQIDPARVHAGSITLNHDGGRWLSLGLPGDLPAAVREVNGQWQRQP; encoded by the coding sequence ATGAAGCCGTCGATCCTCCTTTCTGCACTCGTGTTGGCGTCGGTGCAGTGGCCCGCCTGGGCGCAGCAGCCCGCCACGGCCCCGGCGCGCAACGCACAGAGCCAGGAGCGCCCGCTGGCCGCCCGCGCGGTGGATGACCGGACCGCCAGCGAATGGGGTCTGCAACCGCAGGAATGGGCACGCTACCGCGAGCTGATGGACGGGCCGCTGGGCATCTACTCGCCCAGCCTGGACCCGCTGTCTGCCCTGGGCATCGAGGCGCGCACCGACGAAGAACGGCGGCGCTACGCGGAGCTGCAGGTGCAGGTCGAAGCGCGCCGCGTCGAGAAGCTGCTCGCCTACCAGCGCGCCTACGACGAGGCCTGGCAGCGCCTGAACCCTGGCATGCAGCGCGTGAACCTGCCCGACAACAAGCCGGGCGCTGGCACCCCGCGCGGCAGCGGTCGCATGGCGGTGTTCGTCAAGGACGGCTGCACGGCCTGCGGGCAGCTCGTGCAGCGCCTGCAATCCTCGGGCGCGGAGTTCGACCTGTACATGGTGGGCAGCCGCCAGGATGACGCCCGTATCCGCGACTGGGCCAAGCGCGCGCAGATCGACCCGGCGCGCGTGCACGCCGGCAGCATCACGCTCAACCACGACGGTGGCCGCTGGCTGTCGCTGGGCCTGCCCGGTGATTTGCCCGCCGCCGTGCGCGAGGTGAACGGCCAATGGCAGCGTCAGCCGTAG